One Nicotiana sylvestris chromosome 12, ASM39365v2, whole genome shotgun sequence genomic window carries:
- the LOC104223946 gene encoding transcription factor MYBC1-like, whose product MREEDSNWFAKWEEELPKPEELMPLSQTLISPDLAIAFDIANPTSPNNPQNKQQQQTQIPQSSQQQPNSSAEFESAELNGLGGGGDEPARTIKRPRLVWTPQLHKRFVDAVAHLGIKNAVPKTIMQLMSVDGLTRENVASHLQKYRLYLKRMQGLSNGGSGGNSGQSLSGAGVDSAMDNLFASSPVPAHFLHPAGRGNPDQFLPFVPVTSMQHHNHHMGVVVGHHHPQVQQQYRQFGSPANGHFDHHPFLSRQSQQQVQRMGTSVHNGSPVVSPYVDDVDSSAVPVNGRKVLTLFPTGDD is encoded by the coding sequence ATGAGGGAAGAGGATTCAAATTGGTTTGCCAAATGGGAAGAAGAATTGCCAAAACCAGAAGAGTTAATGCCTTTATCCCAAACCCTTATATCTCCTGATCTTGCTATAGCTTTTGATATTGCAAACCCCACTAGCCCAAATAATCCTCAAAACAAACAGCAGCAGCAGACTCAGATTCCTCAATCCTCTCAACAGCAGCCCAATTCATCAGCTGAATTTGAGTCTGCTGAATTGAATGGATTAGGAGGTGGTGGAGATGAACCAGCTAGGACAATAAAAAGGCCTAGGCTTGTGTGGACCCCACAGCTACACAAGAGGTTTGTGGATGCAGTTGCTCATTTGGGGATCAAGAATGCTGTCCCAAAGACTATAATGCAACTGATGAGTGTCGATGGCCTAACCCGCGAAAATGTTGCTAGTCATTTGCAAAAATACAGGCTTTATTTGAAAAGAATGCAAGGTCTTTCTAATGGTGGTAGTGGTGGAAACAGTGGTCAATCTTTATCAGGGGCAGGTGTTGATTCTGCAATGGACAATTTGTTTGCTAGTTCACCAGTGCCAGCACATTTTTTGCATCCGGCCGGGAGGGGTAATCCTGACCAGTTCTTGCCATTTGTGCCAGTGACATCTATGCAGCATCATAATCATCATATGGGAGTGGTTGTTGGACACCATCATCCTCAAGTTCAACAGCAGTATAGGCAATTTGGGTCACCGGCTAATGGACATTTTGATCATCATCCATTTTTGTCTAGGCAATCACAGCAGCAGGTTCAGAGGATGGGGACATCAGTGCATAATGGTAGTCCTGTGGTGTCACCTTATGTTGATGATGTGGATTCTTCAGCCGTGCCCGTCAATGGGAGAAAGGTCCTTACTTTGTTCCCAACAGGGGATGATTGA